The following coding sequences are from one Cystobacter fuscus DSM 2262 window:
- a CDS encoding DUF2278 family protein codes for MSLKRYGVLKGMAVGRRLGAGPSPHYQVHLVDEQRDYRIAINVRSKLFPSELEYFIDEHFQHPQLERLGELPLGFTPLDSTPGGLALDYIRGNLFEPWRMRPLPHEVPGPDNDLNEKLDHFCQRAMVEEEAFLYAFGERWGPENKRDKYFGFSPGNGIHDIHMNQGNHADFAAQDGTWQDGGLLFHFPAQRQWVAVFLKFQSQAWHTDDRTGHALTAAPTEPAVETGTGSGPAPAPEPTAEQPDGLVRIVAALVNDTRSPERETVTLLNASAHPLSLEGWALADAHKRKHPLDGELAPGETRVVRVGKPMELSNQGGLITLLNERGLKVHGVSYSREQARRPGWSLVF; via the coding sequence ATGTCCTTGAAGCGATATGGAGTCTTGAAGGGAATGGCCGTGGGACGCCGCCTCGGAGCGGGTCCCAGCCCGCATTACCAGGTGCACCTCGTCGACGAGCAGCGGGACTACCGCATCGCCATCAACGTCCGCTCGAAGCTCTTCCCCTCCGAGTTGGAATACTTCATCGACGAGCACTTCCAACATCCCCAGCTCGAGCGCCTGGGGGAGCTGCCCCTCGGCTTCACCCCGCTCGACAGCACCCCGGGCGGACTGGCGCTCGACTACATCCGCGGCAACCTCTTCGAGCCCTGGCGGATGCGGCCCCTGCCGCACGAGGTCCCCGGCCCGGACAATGACTTGAACGAGAAGCTCGACCACTTCTGCCAGCGCGCCATGGTGGAGGAGGAGGCGTTCCTCTACGCCTTCGGTGAGCGCTGGGGCCCCGAGAACAAACGGGACAAGTACTTTGGCTTCAGCCCTGGCAATGGCATCCACGACATCCACATGAACCAGGGCAACCACGCCGACTTCGCCGCCCAGGATGGGACCTGGCAGGATGGTGGGCTGCTCTTTCACTTCCCAGCACAACGGCAGTGGGTGGCCGTCTTCCTCAAGTTCCAGTCGCAGGCGTGGCACACCGACGACCGGACGGGCCATGCGCTCACCGCGGCTCCCACCGAGCCGGCCGTGGAGACCGGCACGGGCTCCGGGCCCGCCCCCGCTCCCGAGCCCACCGCCGAGCAGCCAGATGGGCTGGTGCGCATCGTCGCGGCCCTCGTCAACGACACCCGCTCGCCCGAGCGGGAAACCGTGACGCTCCTCAACGCCTCCGCGCACCCCCTCTCCCTCGAGGGCTGGGCGCTCGCCGACGCGCACAAGCGCAAGCATCCGCTCGACGGGGAACTCGCCCCGGGCGAAACCCGGGTGGTGCGGGTGGGCAAGCCGATGGAGCTGTCCAACCAGGGCGGCCTCATCACCCTGCTGAACGAGCGGGGGTTGAAGGTCCACGGCGTCTCGTACTCGCGCGAGCAGGCCCGCCGGCCGGGTTGGTCCCTCGTCTTCTGA